One genomic segment of Helianthus annuus cultivar XRQ/B chromosome 14, HanXRQr2.0-SUNRISE, whole genome shotgun sequence includes these proteins:
- the LOC110905096 gene encoding protein IQ-DOMAIN 31 — MGKTTRWLRSLFAGKKSVSRKQLPENQPSCAGVGLYSKSGDDNKHAIAVAAATAAVAEAALAAAHAAAEVVRLTSGGGVGGNRGFYDAERLKGVAAVKIQAAFRAYLARKALRALKALVKLQALVRGHIVRKQSADMLRRMQAMARLQAQALANRAYLSSSPHSSIKSSRSHRHPRSISMSNFKDSFGQERQHRNGPNWLENWMEDNSWTSNCDDKSDKILEVDTWKPRNSSTPTKPIKHKKPSVARVASDISSFESDWGREKPARPKSASSRRSRSPFAPSDRAEYPQAPLGYYPSHPNYMANTESSQARVRSFSAPRQRRYSGHSDTKSERSFRK, encoded by the exons ATGGGTAAAACAACGAGGTGGCTCCGCTCTCTTTTCGCCGGTAAAAAGTCTGTTTCCAGAAAACAACTACCGGAAAACCAACCATCATGTGCTGGTGTGGGTTTGTATTCAAAATCAGGAGATGACAACAAACATGCTATAGCAGTGGCGGCTGCCACGGCTGCGGTAGCCGAGGCGGCGCTGGCGGCGGCTCATGCGGCAGCGGAGGTTGTAAGACTGacaagtggtggtggtgttggtggtaaCAGGGGGTTTTACGACGCTGAGCGGCTGAAGGGTGTGGCGGCTGTGAAGATACAAGCGGCATTTCGGGCTTACTTG GCTAGGAAAGCATTGAGGGCACTTAAAGCATTGGTGAAACTTCAAGCACTTGTACGAGGACACATTGTGCGAAAACAGAGCGCAGACATGCTTCGACGAATGCAAGCCATGGCCCGTCTCCAGGCTCAGGCACTCGCTAACCGGGCTTACTTGTCATCGTCACCACATTCAAGCATCAAGTCCTCTCGGTCCCACCGCCATCCT CGATCTATTTCGATGTCAAACTTTAAAGATTCTTTTGGCCAAGAACGACAGCATCGTAACGGGCCAAACTGGTTAGAGAACTGGATGGAAGATAACTCTTGGACGAGTAACTGTGACGATAAAAGTGATAAGATTCTTGAAGTGGATACTTGGAAGCCAAGAAATAGCTCCACTCCAACTAAACCAATTAAACATAAAAAACCGAGTGTGGCCCGAGTTGCAAGCGACATCTCCTCATTTGAGTCAGATTGGGGGAGAGAGAAACCAGCCCGACCAAAGTCTGCATCCTCCAGGCGTAGCCGAAGCCCATTTGCTCCATCTGATCGGGCTGAATACCCACAGGCCCCATTGGGCTACTACCCGAGCCACCCTAACTACATGGCCAACACAGAGTCATCTCAAGCGAGGGTGCGGTCATTCAGTGCTCCAAGGCAGAGACGATATTCGGGTCATTCAGATACCAAGTCTGAGAGAAGTTTCCGTAAGTAG
- the LOC110907885 gene encoding glucosamine 6-phosphate N-acetyltransferase-like, translating to FEKRFEEFKSYGDDHVICVIEDVASSKIVATGSVFIEKKFVRNCGKVGHIEDVVVDSSARGLQLGKKVVGFLADHARLTGCYKIFVMLIYIIVHLCFLTSVIKQGSRFYCFIGSSILKLHVKN from the coding sequence TTTGAAAAACGATTCGAAGAATTCAAATCATACGGTGATGATCATGTCATATGTGTGATTGAAGACGTCGCGTCATCAAAGATTGTTGCAACTGGAAGTGTGTTCATAGAAAAGAAATTTGTAAGAAACTGTGGGAAAGTTGGACATATCGAAGATGTTGTGGTTGATTCGAGTGCTAGAGGGTTGCAGTTAGGGAAAAAAGTTGTCGGTTTTCTTGCTGATCATGCTCGTTTGACGGGTTGCTATAAAATTTTTGTTATGTTGATTTATATTATCGTTCACCTTTGTTTTCTTACAAGTGTCATCAAACAGGGTTCGAGGTTTTATTGTTTTATCGGTTCATCCATCTTAAAACTTcatgttaaaaattaa
- the LOC110905094 gene encoding cleavage and polyadenylation specificity factor subunit 2 has translation MGTSVQVTPLCGVYNENPLSYLVSIDSFNILIDCGWNDHFDPSLLQPLSRVASTIDAVLLSHSDTLHLGALPYAMKQFGLSAPVYATEPVFRLGLLTMYDHYLSRKQVSEFDLFTLDDIDSAFQNMTRLTYSQNCHLSGKGEGIVIAPHVAGHLLGGTVWKITKDGEDVIYAVDFNHRKERHLNGTVLESFVRPAVLITDAYNALSNQPSRRQRDQEFLEAILNTLRGNGNVLLPVDTAGRVLELLLILEQYWEQHHLTFPIFFLTYVSSSTIDYVKSFLEWMSDSIAKSFEHTRDNAFLLKHVTLLINKSELENAPEGPKIVLASMASLEVGFSHDIFVEWAADVRNLVLFTERGQFGTRARMLQSDPPPKAVKVTLSKRVPLVGEELAAYEEEQEKIKKEEALKATLVKEEESKAVVGADVSKSDPMLIDGHAKVDAGGVRGEAYRDVLVDGFVPPSSVAPMFPFYDNTSEWDDFGEVINPDDYVIKDEDMDMGSMPVGGDLDGKLDENTASLMLDTTPSKVVSSELTVQVKCSLVYMDFEGRSDGRSIKSILSHVAPLKLVLVHGSAEATEHLKQHCLKHVCPHVYAPQIEETIDVTSDLCAYKVQLSEKLMSNVLFKKLGDYEIAWIDSEIEKTESGTLSSLPLSTTAPPHKSVLVGDLKMADFKQFLSGKGIQVEFSGGALRCGEYVTLRKVGDASQKGGAAAIQQIVIEGPLCEEYYKIREYLYSQFYSL, from the exons ATGGGAACTTCCGTTCAGGTGACCCCACTGTGTGGAGTATACAATGAAAACCCTTTATCATACCTTGTCTCCATTGATTCCTTCAACATTCTTATCGATTGTGGCTGGAACGATCACTTCGATCCCTCCCTCCTTCAACCTCTCTCCAG GGTTGCTTCGACAATAGATGCTGTGTTGTTGTCACATTCAGATACACTGCATCTTGGTGCTTTACCCTATGCCATGAAACAGTTTGGACTTTCTGCTCCTGTTTATGCTACAGAACCGGTTTTCAGATTAGGGCTTTTAACTATGTATGATCACTATCTTTCCCGCAAG CAAGTATCCGAGTTTGATTTGTTCACATTGGATGATATTGATTCTGCTTTCCAAAATATGACGAGATTAACCTACTCTCAGAATTGTCATTTATCCG GAAAAGGGGAGGGTATTGTGATTGCACCTCATGTTGCTGGTCATCTTTTGGGCGGTACCGTTTGGAAAATAACGAAAGATGGAGAAGATGTTATATATGCTGTTGACTTTAATCATCGCAAAGAGAG gCATTTAAATGGAACAGTTTTGGAGTCTTTTGTTCGTCCTGCAGTTCTTATAACAGATGCATATAATGCTTTGAGTAATCAGCCTTCTAGACGTCAAAGAGATCAGgaatttttag AGGCTATATTAAACACTCTACGAGGCAACGGGAATGTCTTGTTGCCTGTGGATACTGCTGGACGAGTACTGGAACTGCTTTTGATACTCGAACAG TACTGGGAACAACATCATTTGACCTTTCCCATCTTCTTTCTCACGTACGTGTCATCAAGCACAATTGATTACGTCAAGAGTTTCCTTGAATGGATGAGTGATTCAATAGCAAAGTCCTTTGAGCACACTCGCGATAACGCTTTTCTTCTAAA ACATGTTACTCTTTTGATCAACAAGAGTGAACTAGAAAATGCGCCAGAGGGCCCAAAG ATTGTTCTAGCTTCAATGGCCAGTTTAGAAGTGGGATTTTCACATGACATATTTGTGGAATGGGCTGCTGATGTAAGAAATCTCGTTCTTTTTACCGAAAGGGGCCAG TTTGGTACTCGTGCAAGAATGCTTCAATCAGATCCACCTCCCAAAGCGGTAAAAGTTACCCTATCGAAAAGAGTGCCGTTGGTTGGGGAGGAGTTAGCTGCATATGAAGAAGAgcaagaaaagattaaaaaagaGGAGGCTTTAAAAGCCACTCTTGTCAAAGAAGAGGAATCGAAAGCTGTGGTTGGTGCTGATGTCAGTAAATCCGACCCAATGCTCATTGATGGCCATGCAAAAGTCGATG CTGGCGGGGTGCGCGGGGAAGCATATCGTGATGTATTAGTAGATGGATTTGTTCCACCCTCGAGTGTTGCCCCAATGTTCCCGTTTTATGATAACACTTCGGAATGGGATGATTTTGGTGAAGTAATTAATCCAGATGATTATGTAATCAAGGATGAAGATATGGACATGGGATCTATGCCT GTGGGTGGAGATCTTGATGGAAAACTCGATGAAAACACTGCTAGTTTGATGCTTGATACAACCCCATCAAAAGTTGTATCTTCTGAACTTACC GTCCAAGTCAAATGCTCATTGGTTTACATGGATTTTGAAGGGCGGTCTGACGGTCGATCGATCAAATCAATTCTTTCTCATGTTGCCCCTTTGAAACTT GTGCTGGTGCATGGATCCGCAGAGGCTACGGAACATCTGAAGCAACACTGTCTGAAACATGTCTGTCCTCATGTATATGCTCCTCAGATCGAAGAAACAATTGACGTCACATCAGATTTGTGTGCATATAAG GTGCAACTCTCTGAGAAACTGATGAGCAATGTTCTTTTTAAGAAG CTTGGAGATTATGAAATAGCATGGATTGATTCTGAGATCGAGAAAACAGAGAGTGGCACGTTGTCTTCACTTCCCCTTTCAACAACAGCTCCTCCTCACAAATCGGTACTTGTCGGTGATCTAAAAATGGCGGACTTTAAGCAGTTTCTCTCCGGAAAGGGTATTCAG GTTGAATTTTCGGGCGGGGCCCTACGATGTGGGGAGTATGTGACACTGAGGAAAGTCGGCGATGCTAGTCAAAAG GGTGGTGCTGCTGCGATCCAACAAATAGTTATCGAAGGTCCGTTATGTGAGGAGTATTACAAGATTAGAGAATACCTCTATTCACAGTTTTACTCGCTTTAA